A stretch of the Kroppenstedtia eburnea genome encodes the following:
- the queC gene encoding 7-cyano-7-deazaguanine synthase QueC, translating to MAEKAVVVLSGGLDSTTCMGLAREAGYELYPLTFHYGQRHDREVEQARKVAKHFGVKKHRVVDMGFLRQIGGSALTDDKMEVPVPDGSGEEIPSTYVPARNLIFLSLATAYAEVIGAVKVYIGVSAVDYSGYPDCRPEFIRSMEETVRRGTKAGVNGNPIRLEAPLLHLSKGETIREGLRLQVPYHLTTSCYRGDRVACGLCDSCRLRLKGFRDVGAEDPIPYAEQVNRVN from the coding sequence ATGGCTGAAAAAGCGGTGGTGGTGCTGAGCGGAGGGTTGGACAGCACCACCTGCATGGGGTTGGCACGGGAGGCAGGTTATGAACTGTATCCCCTCACTTTTCATTACGGGCAACGCCACGACCGTGAGGTGGAACAAGCCCGGAAAGTGGCGAAGCATTTCGGGGTGAAGAAACACCGGGTGGTGGACATGGGCTTTCTGCGTCAGATCGGCGGGAGCGCACTGACGGATGACAAGATGGAAGTACCTGTTCCCGACGGCTCGGGAGAGGAGATCCCGTCCACCTATGTCCCGGCCCGCAACCTGATTTTTCTCTCCCTGGCCACCGCCTACGCGGAGGTGATCGGTGCTGTGAAAGTTTATATCGGGGTGTCGGCGGTGGATTACAGCGGTTATCCCGACTGCAGGCCGGAATTCATCCGGAGCATGGAGGAGACGGTCCGCCGTGGGACGAAAGCGGGGGTGAACGGAAATCCCATTCGCCTGGAAGCGCCGTTACTCCATCTCTCCAAAGGGGAAACGATCCGGGAAGGCCTGCGGTTGCAAGTTCCTTACCACTTGACCACCTCCTGCTACCGGGGGGATAGAGTGGCTTGCGGTCTCTGTGACAGCTGTCGCCTCCGACTGAAAGGGTTTCGCGATGTCGGGGCGGAGGACCCGATCCCCTATGCGGAACAGGTGAATCGCGTCAACTGA
- a CDS encoding 7-carboxy-7-deazaguanine synthase QueE yields MNNWELPQPAEYRAWKLPMVEIFETVEGEGNGAGYPTVFIRVFHCNLRCTWCDTPYSYAPARPEFEATIEEILEWVRRYPSRRICLTGGEPLMHREKSAALLAALADLNQVEDVHVETNGAIDLAPFDRLRKEGGKQREKIRFIMDYKLPASGEEHRMVRDNFRVLTDRDEVKFVIGDQEDFRAAVRVMQECHREGQILFSPVFETLPPRKLVEWVLAEPLPQVKVSLQLHKWIWDPAERGV; encoded by the coding sequence ATGAATAATTGGGAACTGCCGCAACCGGCGGAATACCGGGCCTGGAAACTTCCGATGGTGGAGATCTTCGAAACGGTGGAAGGAGAAGGAAACGGGGCGGGCTATCCCACCGTCTTTATCCGGGTGTTTCACTGCAATCTCCGGTGCACCTGGTGTGATACCCCCTACAGTTATGCCCCCGCCCGACCGGAGTTTGAGGCGACGATTGAAGAGATTCTGGAGTGGGTGAGGCGCTATCCGAGCCGGAGGATCTGCCTGACGGGTGGGGAGCCGCTGATGCACCGCGAGAAATCGGCTGCCTTGTTGGCCGCCCTCGCCGATTTGAATCAGGTGGAGGATGTCCATGTGGAGACCAACGGGGCGATTGACCTGGCTCCCTTCGACCGTCTTCGCAAGGAAGGAGGGAAGCAACGGGAAAAAATCCGTTTCATCATGGATTACAAGCTGCCCGCTTCCGGGGAGGAGCACCGCATGGTGCGGGACAATTTCCGGGTGTTGACAGATCGGGACGAGGTCAAGTTTGTCATCGGGGATCAAGAGGATTTCCGTGCCGCCGTCCGTGTGATGCAAGAGTGCCACCGGGAAGGGCAGATTCTCTTCAGTCCGGTGTTTGAAACCCTGCCTCCGAGAAAGCTGGTCGAATGGGTGCTGGCGGAACCTTTGCCCCAGGTGAAAGTAAGCCTGCAACTTCATAAATGGATTTGGGATCCTGCGGAAAGGGGTGTCTGA
- the queD gene encoding 6-carboxytetrahydropterin synthase QueD, which produces MEFRIPERVERLGVDIGRHELRYHRKRVAVTREFTFDAAHHLHLYEGKCKNLHGHTYRLVITVSGFVDEVGIAVDFGEIKRMYKEEVEARLDHRYLNEVLPNMNTSAENIIVWIWEVLDDRLERDGWKKRGHRLEELVLYETPTSRATMKREWMEAEESDE; this is translated from the coding sequence ATGGAATTCAGAATACCCGAGCGGGTGGAACGTCTGGGAGTGGACATCGGGCGGCACGAACTCCGCTATCATCGGAAGCGGGTGGCCGTCACCCGGGAGTTCACCTTTGACGCCGCTCACCATTTACATCTCTACGAAGGAAAATGCAAGAACCTTCACGGTCACACCTACCGGCTGGTGATCACCGTCAGCGGGTTTGTCGATGAAGTCGGGATTGCCGTTGATTTCGGGGAAATCAAAAGGATGTACAAGGAGGAAGTTGAAGCCCGGCTGGATCACCGTTATCTCAATGAAGTCCTCCCCAACATGAACACCTCCGCAGAAAACATCATCGTTTGGATCTGGGAGGTGTTGGATGACCGGCTGGAGCGGGATGGATGGAAAAAACGGGGGCACCGTCTGGAAGAGTTGGTCCTCTATGAGACACCCACCAGCCGGGCCACGATGAAAAGGGAGTGGATGGAGGCGGAGGAGTCCGATGAATAA
- a CDS encoding cation diffusion facilitator family transporter: MQGGLGFTWSDFGSPEQRKRHVKPNPDRPRTH; encoded by the coding sequence ATGCAGGGAGGGTTGGGTTTCACATGGAGTGATTTTGGATCGCCAGAACAACGAAAACGACATGTGAAACCCAATCCCGACCGTCCAAGAACGCACTAA
- a CDS encoding glycoside hydrolase family 15 protein: MGLEKKPYLIDGVTGNGKMLATYGKDGQLHRLWWPRVDYPQHVDRMWMGIDLPGITEEVCWTHGEGWTHRQSYVGESANLLTESLHQRTGVEVTCEDFAVRGEDVLVRDITVTNRSDHPVPVRFFWYSSLTMMENRLYNSVAFDRKEEALVHFRHQYACAIGADRAVSGFQAGNALEAAARGELTGTEIAMETEGALSWELGELPPGEKFRLPLFLAFGDGVDGALACLNQAREQGADRMRERTLAYWREYLSRAKPVETGEEEIDRLYRRSLIVFKLMSDERHGSLIAAPEFDETFSRCGGYAYCWGRDAAYITTAIDRAGYHDMARDFYRWTVTAQSPDGSWQQRHYLDGRLAPHWGLQIDEPGSILWGMWQHYLETGDRSFLEEMWPAIRKGADFLVGFIDPETGLPRPSRDLWEEREGEHTYSTAAVYGGLTAAAATARELGYGEEAKRWSGAAASLQAAADRLLWNPERNSFLRGIKLAVSREEYEAARSRGIRTTSETDDKGYTTHRLWADPVIDVSLLGVNLPFELFNLSDPRVKQTAAAVEEALGQSPVGGIQRYEQDPYIGGNPWILTTLWLAQFKFKAGDVVGGEKLLRWAVEHRTSLDLLPEQVDKQTGQPAWVVPLTWSHAMLVLTVLDWMEARGKAEVKMETVE, from the coding sequence ATGGGATTGGAGAAAAAGCCGTACTTGATCGACGGGGTGACCGGAAATGGCAAAATGTTGGCCACCTATGGGAAGGACGGGCAGCTCCACCGGCTGTGGTGGCCCCGGGTGGACTACCCGCAGCATGTGGATCGGATGTGGATGGGGATTGATCTGCCGGGGATCACGGAGGAGGTCTGCTGGACCCACGGGGAAGGGTGGACCCACCGGCAGTCCTATGTGGGGGAGTCCGCCAACCTGTTGACAGAAAGCCTTCATCAGAGGACCGGAGTGGAAGTGACCTGCGAAGATTTCGCCGTCCGGGGTGAGGATGTGTTGGTACGGGACATCACGGTGACCAACCGCTCGGATCATCCGGTTCCGGTGCGGTTCTTCTGGTACTCCTCCCTGACGATGATGGAGAACCGGCTCTACAACAGCGTCGCCTTTGACCGGAAGGAGGAAGCCCTCGTCCACTTCCGCCATCAGTATGCCTGTGCCATCGGGGCGGATCGTGCCGTCTCCGGGTTCCAGGCGGGAAATGCCTTGGAAGCCGCCGCCAGGGGAGAGTTGACAGGCACGGAGATCGCGATGGAGACCGAAGGGGCCCTCTCCTGGGAGCTGGGGGAGCTGCCGCCGGGGGAGAAGTTCCGATTGCCTCTTTTCTTGGCTTTCGGTGATGGGGTGGATGGAGCGCTGGCCTGTCTGAACCAAGCCCGGGAACAAGGGGCGGACCGGATGCGGGAGAGGACCCTCGCCTATTGGCGGGAATATCTGTCCCGGGCTAAACCTGTGGAAACCGGAGAGGAAGAGATCGACCGGCTCTACCGGCGCTCCCTGATCGTGTTCAAGCTGATGAGTGATGAGCGTCACGGCAGTCTGATCGCCGCGCCGGAGTTTGATGAGACTTTCAGCCGGTGCGGGGGGTATGCCTACTGTTGGGGTCGGGACGCCGCCTACATCACCACGGCGATTGACCGGGCGGGGTATCACGATATGGCCCGGGACTTTTATCGCTGGACGGTGACCGCCCAGAGCCCCGACGGCTCCTGGCAACAGCGCCACTACCTGGACGGCCGCCTCGCTCCCCACTGGGGGCTGCAGATCGATGAACCGGGCTCCATTCTGTGGGGGATGTGGCAACATTACCTGGAAACCGGAGACCGCTCTTTCCTGGAGGAAATGTGGCCGGCGATTCGGAAAGGGGCCGACTTCCTCGTCGGATTTATCGATCCGGAGACGGGGCTCCCCCGTCCCAGCCGGGACCTGTGGGAGGAGCGGGAGGGGGAGCACACCTACTCGACGGCGGCGGTGTACGGCGGCTTGACCGCAGCGGCGGCAACGGCCCGGGAGCTGGGGTACGGGGAGGAGGCGAAGCGTTGGTCCGGGGCGGCCGCCTCCCTTCAGGCCGCTGCAGATCGGCTCTTGTGGAATCCGGAGCGAAACTCCTTTCTCCGGGGCATCAAACTGGCGGTCTCCCGGGAGGAATACGAAGCCGCCCGGTCCAGGGGCATCCGGACCACTTCCGAGACCGATGACAAAGGGTACACCACCCATCGTCTGTGGGCTGATCCCGTGATCGATGTCAGTCTCCTCGGAGTCAACCTTCCTTTTGAACTTTTTAACCTCAGCGATCCACGGGTGAAACAGACCGCCGCCGCCGTCGAAGAAGCTCTCGGCCAAAGCCCCGTCGGCGGGATCCAGCGCTATGAACAGGATCCCTACATCGGGGGCAACCCCTGGATCCTGACCACACTGTGGCTGGCCCAGTTCAAGTTTAAAGCCGGAGATGTGGTGGGCGGGGAGAAACTCCTCCGTTGGGCGGTGGAGCATCGCACCTCCCTGGATCTGCTGCCGGAGCAGGTGGACAAACAGACGGGCCAACCCGCCTGGGTGGTCCCCCTCACCTGGTCCCACGCCATGCTGGTGCTGACGGTGCTGGACTGGATGGAGGCGAGGGGAAAAGCAGAAGTGAAAATGGAGACGGTGGAGTGA
- a CDS encoding alpha-glycosidase — protein MLLEAIDHRPEPPFAWPVELEELRVRIRVKKGERIQCRVVYGDRYDPGEDRAERSLERVAADERFDWYEGSIPLPTRRVRYVFRLEGEGSTLWYGEKGISPERRQAGVFQFPYIHEEEVLRVPDWARDAVVYQIFPERFAKGDPDRDPEGVLPWSADARPQPDSFYGGDLRGIIDRMPYLAELGVNLLYLTPVFTSPSNHKYDIDDYYRIDPHFGDVEICREMVETAHRHGIRVLFDAVFNHCGAGFFAFRDVREKGEASPYQDWFRIKDFPVVMEPEPNYETFANHIPRMPKLMTHRAEVRDYFLEVAQYWIREVGIDGWRLDVANEVDPEFWRAFRRRVKSACPEALIVGEIWHDAGPWLRGDRFDSVMNYPFREAVLSFFATGELDAEGFDARLSAARMAVPEPATFAMFNLLGSHDTERFLTLCQGDRRRLRLALLFQMTYLGIPMLYYGDEIGMEGGADPDCRRPMIWEEEKQDRELLAFVQRLTAIRREVAPLRRGDYRTWSADGEKGLYAYLRRHGGESVGVVLNNSHGWQEWVLDASAWEEGSILIDALTGNRFPVHKGVVTLSLEGMEGVILVEPS, from the coding sequence ATGTTGTTGGAAGCGATCGATCACCGACCGGAGCCCCCCTTCGCCTGGCCTGTGGAACTGGAGGAGCTCCGGGTACGGATCCGGGTGAAAAAGGGGGAGCGGATCCAGTGCCGGGTGGTGTACGGGGACCGGTACGATCCGGGAGAGGACCGGGCAGAGAGGAGCCTGGAGCGGGTGGCCGCCGATGAGCGCTTTGACTGGTATGAAGGGTCCATCCCCCTTCCCACCCGGCGGGTGCGCTACGTTTTCCGGTTGGAGGGAGAGGGATCCACCCTCTGGTACGGGGAGAAAGGGATCTCTCCGGAGCGGAGACAGGCGGGGGTGTTCCAATTCCCCTACATCCATGAGGAAGAGGTGCTCCGGGTGCCGGACTGGGCCCGGGACGCGGTGGTCTATCAGATCTTTCCCGAGCGGTTTGCCAAGGGAGATCCGGATCGGGACCCGGAGGGGGTGCTTCCCTGGAGTGCCGACGCCCGGCCGCAGCCGGACAGTTTCTACGGGGGAGACCTGCGGGGAATCATCGATCGGATGCCTTATCTGGCGGAACTGGGAGTGAATCTCCTCTATCTCACCCCAGTGTTTACGTCCCCCTCCAACCACAAATACGATATCGATGATTATTACCGGATCGACCCTCATTTCGGAGATGTGGAGATTTGCAGGGAGATGGTGGAGACGGCCCATCGCCACGGAATCCGCGTTCTGTTTGACGCGGTGTTCAATCATTGCGGGGCGGGATTTTTCGCCTTCCGGGATGTCCGGGAGAAGGGGGAGGCCTCCCCGTATCAGGATTGGTTCCGGATCAAGGATTTCCCTGTGGTGATGGAACCGGAACCCAACTATGAAACTTTTGCAAACCACATCCCCCGGATGCCCAAGCTGATGACCCATCGGGCCGAGGTGCGGGACTATTTTCTGGAGGTGGCCCAGTACTGGATCCGGGAGGTGGGGATCGATGGCTGGCGTCTCGATGTGGCCAACGAGGTGGACCCGGAATTTTGGCGGGCTTTTCGCAGGCGGGTGAAGAGTGCCTGCCCCGAGGCCCTGATCGTGGGGGAGATCTGGCACGATGCCGGTCCGTGGCTGCGGGGAGACCGGTTTGATTCGGTGATGAACTATCCATTCCGGGAGGCGGTTCTCTCCTTTTTTGCCACCGGGGAGCTGGATGCGGAAGGGTTTGATGCCCGCTTGAGCGCCGCCCGGATGGCGGTGCCGGAACCGGCAACCTTCGCCATGTTCAACCTGCTGGGCTCCCACGATACGGAACGCTTCCTCACCCTGTGCCAGGGAGACAGGCGGCGACTCCGACTGGCCCTCTTGTTCCAGATGACCTACCTGGGCATCCCGATGCTCTATTACGGGGACGAAATCGGGATGGAGGGAGGAGCGGACCCCGATTGCCGCCGCCCCATGATCTGGGAAGAGGAAAAACAGGACCGGGAACTGCTCGCCTTTGTCCAACGGTTGACGGCGATCCGGCGGGAGGTTGCTCCCCTGCGAAGGGGAGACTACAGGACCTGGTCCGCCGACGGGGAGAAGGGACTTTATGCTTATTTGCGCCGGCATGGCGGGGAGAGCGTGGGGGTGGTTCTCAACAACAGCCACGGTTGGCAGGAGTGGGTGCTGGATGCATCCGCCTGGGAAGAGGGATCGATTTTGATCGATGCACTCACCGGAAATCGTTTCCCGGTGCATAAGGGTGTGGTCACCCTCTCTCTGGAGGGGATGGAGGGAGTGATTCTGGTTGAACCTTCCTGA
- a CDS encoding sugar ABC transporter permease, whose product MKKQPWTSRIGLIVTYLILLSMVGVTLFPILWIIGASLNPGTSLFSSSMIPEKATVKHYVWLFTSPDSHYFSWYANTLKISLINASLSVLLTAGTAYAFSRYKFAGRKHGLITFLLLQMFPPTMAMVAFYVLLNMVNLLDTHLGLILIYAGTQIPFNTWLVKGYFDTIPRGLDEAAKLDGAGHNTIFFRIMLPLAKPIIAVVALFNFIGPMADFLLPQIILTSPENQTLAVGLFGFINEQFGQNFTRFAAGSVLIALPIAAFFLFLQRYFVSGLAAGATKG is encoded by the coding sequence ATGAAGAAGCAACCTTGGACATCGCGAATCGGTTTGATTGTCACGTATTTGATTCTGCTGTCGATGGTGGGAGTCACCCTGTTTCCCATCCTGTGGATCATCGGAGCCTCCTTGAATCCGGGGACGAGTCTCTTTTCCAGCTCCATGATTCCGGAGAAGGCGACGGTGAAGCACTATGTCTGGCTGTTCACCAGCCCGGACAGTCATTATTTCTCCTGGTATGCCAATACCCTGAAGATTTCCCTGATCAATGCTTCCTTGTCGGTGCTGCTGACAGCGGGGACGGCCTACGCCTTTTCCCGCTACAAGTTTGCCGGGCGGAAGCACGGGTTGATCACCTTCCTGCTCCTGCAGATGTTTCCGCCGACGATGGCGATGGTGGCCTTTTATGTGCTCCTCAACATGGTGAATCTGCTGGACACCCATCTGGGACTGATCCTGATCTACGCCGGGACCCAGATTCCTTTCAACACCTGGCTGGTGAAAGGGTATTTCGACACGATCCCCCGGGGATTGGATGAAGCGGCCAAGCTGGACGGGGCGGGACACAACACCATCTTCTTCCGGATCATGTTGCCCCTGGCCAAGCCGATCATCGCCGTGGTCGCCTTGTTTAACTTCATCGGGCCGATGGCGGATTTTCTGTTGCCGCAGATCATCCTGACCAGCCCGGAAAATCAGACGTTGGCAGTGGGTCTGTTCGGTTTTATCAATGAACAGTTCGGCCAGAACTTCACCCGTTTCGCCGCCGGTTCCGTCTTGATCGCCCTCCCGATCGCTGCATTTTTCCTGTTCCTGCAACGGTATTTTGTCTCGGGTCTGGCCGCCGGCGCGACCAAGGGTTGA
- a CDS encoding sugar ABC transporter permease, producing the protein MTADAKLTTKPERPSVSHRRRAAWLSVLVMGLGQMYNRQWWKGFSFLIAEIAFLIASFDFLNIGLWGMVTLGTEPFLDHSILLLAQGIIAIILILFGLGFYALNIRDAWRVGGMRDRGEEPPTLRETYRLVTDKGYPYLLVAPGLILLIFVVVFPILFTVAIAFTNYDLYHSPPAKLVDWVGFSNFIGMFQSPLWQHSFISVFSWTIVWTLVATTLQFALGLVLAVLIHQKGVRFKKFFRTVLILPWAVPSFVSILVFSGMFDDSFGPINAMLHSVGVGEIPWMTDPMWTRIALLLIQIWLGFPFSLALCAGVLQSISSDLYEAAEMDGATAFRKFRGITLPLVLYATAPVLITQYAFNFNNLNVIYLFNQGKPAVPGQSAGGTDILITWVYKLTFDTHKYNYAAAITLIMSVVLMLVSLYQFRKTRAFQEEDMIQ; encoded by the coding sequence GTGACAGCTGACGCAAAACTTACGACGAAACCGGAGCGCCCCTCTGTGTCCCATCGCCGGAGAGCGGCATGGCTATCCGTTCTGGTGATGGGACTGGGGCAGATGTACAACCGTCAGTGGTGGAAAGGATTCTCCTTTCTGATTGCGGAGATCGCCTTCCTCATCGCCTCTTTCGATTTTCTCAATATCGGTCTGTGGGGGATGGTCACCCTGGGCACGGAACCCTTCCTCGACCATTCGATTCTGCTGTTGGCCCAGGGGATCATCGCGATCATCCTGATCCTCTTCGGCCTGGGCTTTTATGCCCTCAATATCCGGGATGCGTGGCGGGTGGGCGGGATGAGAGACCGGGGAGAGGAGCCGCCCACCCTGCGGGAGACTTATCGGTTGGTTACCGACAAGGGCTATCCCTATCTGTTGGTGGCGCCGGGGCTGATCCTGCTCATCTTTGTCGTGGTCTTTCCGATCCTGTTTACGGTGGCGATCGCCTTTACCAACTATGATCTCTACCATTCCCCGCCGGCGAAGCTGGTGGACTGGGTCGGTTTTTCCAACTTCATCGGGATGTTCCAATCCCCCCTGTGGCAGCATTCTTTCATCAGTGTTTTCTCCTGGACCATCGTTTGGACGCTGGTGGCCACCACTCTGCAGTTTGCCCTCGGATTGGTCCTGGCGGTCTTGATCCATCAGAAGGGGGTCCGGTTCAAAAAATTTTTCCGGACAGTGTTGATCTTGCCCTGGGCTGTTCCTTCCTTTGTCTCCATCCTGGTCTTTTCCGGGATGTTTGACGACAGTTTCGGCCCCATCAACGCCATGCTGCACAGTGTCGGGGTGGGGGAGATCCCCTGGATGACGGATCCGATGTGGACCCGGATCGCCCTCCTCCTGATCCAGATCTGGCTGGGCTTTCCTTTCAGCCTGGCTCTCTGTGCCGGGGTCTTGCAGAGTATCTCCTCTGATCTCTACGAGGCGGCGGAGATGGACGGGGCGACCGCTTTCCGGAAATTTCGCGGGATCACGCTCCCGCTGGTGCTGTATGCGACGGCTCCGGTGTTGATCACCCAGTACGCCTTCAATTTCAACAATCTCAATGTGATCTACCTGTTCAACCAAGGGAAACCGGCGGTACCGGGGCAGAGTGCCGGGGGTACCGACATCCTGATCACCTGGGTGTACAAACTCACCTTTGACACCCACAAATACAACTATGCCGCCGCAATCACCCTGATCATGTCGGTGGTGCTGATGCTGGTCTCTCTGTACCAGTTCCGAAAAACCCGAGCATTCCAGGAAGAGGATATGATCCAATGA